The genomic interval CACTGAGTGTAGCCGGTGTCTTCTTGTTTGCCGATTCCGAGGGCTGTGGCTGGTACGCCTTTGAGCAGGGGGGCTAGGAGTGTGAGCATGGATGCTAGGGCGTGTAGGCAGATTCCTTTGCCTGTGTCTTTTATGTAGAATTTTTCGATGGTGAAGGTGTCTCCTGGCTTGTAGCCTAGGGCGCAGTTTCCCCTTACTTCTTTTACTTGGACTGTGACCTTGTACATTTTTTGCCTTGGATGTTTGGTTTTTGTGTTTATTTTGTTTTGTTGGCTGGGTTTTTACTCGTGGGGTGGGTGTATCATTTTTTGGGCTTTTTGTGGCTTTGGCTCGGGCTCTTCGGGATCCTTGCTCGGTGTTCTGCCCGTGGGGGTCTGGTGTGTGTTTTTCTTTTTGGAGGCGAGGGGTTCGGCTGCAGTTTCTATTGAGAGGGGGCTTAGGGGCGGGTCTTTGACGCTTTTTAGGCATAGTATGTATAGGCCTATGCTGTATGTGGATGTTAGGGATGTCGCGCGGGCTTTTAGGGCTTACGCGGTGAGGGTTCTCGACGGGAGGGTCGAGAAGGAGGGTGGTAGCCTTAGGAGGGTTTTGAATCTCTTCTATCCTGAGCCGTATACTGTGCTGGAGATAGCGGAGATGGTTCGTGACGTTATTAGGGAGGTTACTGGGGGCGCTTTGGAGCCTAGGATCGAGGTTGTTGACCAGGGCTTGCCTTCGCTGTTTGGGCCGGGGGATAAGTATAGGTTTAGGTTGGATGTTTCGGGGACGCTGGGCTTCCTTGGGCTAGGGAGGCTGATTAGCCCGAGGGAGTCTATCGAGTATATTGTGAGGAGGAGGCTCGGGAAAGAGACAGGCTAGGCTTTTCTTTGATAGAGGATCTCGGTCTTTCTTCTTCTTTTAGATTAGCTTAATGTGTTTATGAAAAATGTATGTTAACAATTTTATTCGTTTTTCTGTAGGGTCTCTTTGTGTTTATTTTGATGAATGTTCTTCTTGATTTAGTTATATTTGTATTTTTTTATTTTTCTTGATTCCTTAAAAATAAATTTTCTCTATTCATTGTCCTGAAGAAGACATGATATTATAATATAGCAACATCCAACTATTAGCATAACAAAGCCCAAAAAAGAAACTACATTAGTTATGTATTTTATAATCGTTTTTTTAAAGCTTGTTACGTTATTGATCAAACCTATCGCTTTTAGCTGGTTGCCAAACCATTCGACATGATTCTCGAGATGATCACTGACGATATTTTGAAGTGAACCATCGTTTCCCATGGTAATGATTGCTGTCCCCAGCATAATTAATATTATCATTACAATTAATTTTATCGCTCTGCTTATGACTTGAGTACTATTTGAAGAAGTCCACACAACGAAGTTTTCTCAAATAGTTTATTTAAAGTTAACGTGCGAGCGCACGAACTGGGGTCTAGAGTTCCGCTTGCGAGTTTGCTCGCTTTAGGATATATTTTTAGCCTTTTCATGCTAAAGAAGTTTAGAAGTGCTGTTTGCAATATTGCTGATATGTATGGTGCTTTGGACTTAGCATTCTCTTTTTAAGCTCTTGGAGCGTCTATTAAGCCTATTCAGGTTGGGTGTGAGATAGCTAAGCTTCTTTTGGTCGTGGCAGAGCTTAAACCAAAGGTTGTTTTGGAAATCGGCACGGCTGGAGGGCAGGCTATTACTATTTACGAATGTTGCGGGTCCTGAGGCTAGGATTATAAGTGTAGACCTTCCAGCAGGACTCTTTCCGTGGAAAAGCTTGGGTTGTGCGCGCTCGCCTGTAGCTTCAGGGTTTTTGTTCCAAAGCTGGAAGATTGCAATGGTCTAGGCGGGTGGCATGCTGTGGGGAAGGTTTTTTAAAAGGCATTGTCATGCTAGGTGTGTGGTTGCTGCTGGGAGGTTTGAGCTGGTTAGTCGTTTGCTTTTCGAGGCTGAGGAGTACCTGGCTAAGGGGGATGCCGTCCAGTCTTCTGAGAAGCTTTACAAGGTTGCTGAGGAGTGCGTTAAAGCGCTGTCTGAGCGATTGGGTCTCCCCGAGGTGAAGGAAGCCGAGGTGAAGGGGAGGTGGACGGTTGCTCTGCTTGAGAGAGCTGTGAGGAGGCTGGCCGACGAGTTGGGCGTAGATGTTCAGCTCGGCTGGGATGCGGCGAGTCACCTGCATGTGTGGGGGTTCCACGAAGCGAAGCTAGAAGTGGAGGATGTGAAGGCGAGGATTCCCCTGATAAAGCGGCTGGTAGAGTTGGCTGAGAAAACTTGTACAGAATGATGGTGCGCGGCTTTTATATTATCTCTAGCGCGCTAGCCACGCTATCCTCGTGTTGCTCTTACTGTTTAACTCTTGTAAGGGTTCTGATTTTAGGTTGGTGCGTCTCTTGGCACGATGAATGCGTGTGTGTACAGGACGTTCCCCAACTCTGTTTGCCCCTCAGTGCTCAGCTTGCGCCGAGTACCCGGTGTCTGGGGGCATAGGACGAGAAGCTGAGTTGCCTAGGGACGCCGCCCTTTAGGGGGCAGAGGCCTTAGCGCATGCTTCCAATAACTACAGCTACTAGAGCCCCAAAACAATCTAAAAAGCCTGCTACAGCATCTTCACTAAACAAAAAGCCAAGAGGCTAGACGAGTACAGCACAAGCCATTGAAGTGCACGTCTCGACCTAATAGCTACTCGACAAAAAGCTACGATTTCGAGGTGCTGGCAGTGATCGTCAATTACAACTCGAAGCCCTTCCTAGCAATTGAAAGAATGTTGCTCAAGGGGCTCGCCGATCTAGAGCGCTACAGCGCACCGGCTTTTGGTTGCTGTTTGATGCTGATAGGTCTTGGTTTGGAAGCTCGTTGAAGAGAAGCCTCTGGACGAGGCTGATGAGGCTAATTTGAGGGAGTTGGCTTGGGCTACGGGCTGGAGTGTTGATGATGTTGTAGATGATTTGAGGAATGGGTGGGGGGATCCTTTGGGTAGGGTTGATAGGTATAGGGAGATGTTTGAGAGGTACTATAGGGAAGCCTTGGAGCTGGTTGATAGAGATGCTCGGCAGGCGGCTGAAAAGCTTTGGGGCGCTGTGACGGCTCTGGTGAAGCTCCACGCGTCCCTGAAGAGGGTATTTTTTGCGTGGTGGGACCACGGCAAGCTCTACAACTACGTTACCCATAATGTCGAGGAGGAGCATAGGGAACTCTTCTATCATCTTCTGATGACGGGCAGGGAGTTGCATAGATACTTCTATGAAGGGGACCTGGACAGAGATACCTTCATTAATTTCTGGAATAAGGCTGTTAAGCTCCTAGAGGAGGCAAAGGAGGTGGTCTACAGGCTCTCTGCCAAGGCAGTACAAAAAGAGTAAGCAAGTGTCGCTTGTTCAAAGTGTCTTCAGCGATCCCTCGGGCGTCTCCTGGAGATGGGGAAAACGTATTAGTGTTTAGTGTCGATGGGGGTTTGAATGTTGGTGACGGGTAGAGGTTTTAGGAGTGTGAGAGCTCTTTGATTATGGTGGCGTGTGAGGTGGGCGGGGAGTGGGCACGTAGGGGTTGAGGCTGTTGTTCGGAACCCGTTTACGGGTAGGGGCGCGCCTGTTAGGGCTCTTGTGGATGCGGGGGCTATGGACACTGTTATCTCTAGGAAGATTGCTGGAGAGCTTGAACTTCCTGTGACTGGGAAGAGCGTTGTGTTGACAGCTAGGGGCTCTATGGAGCTTGATGAGTGTATAGGGGTTCTAGAGGTTATGGGTAAGAGGAGGGCAGTGCCTATGTTGGTGTCGGATGAGATGGATTTTGCACTTTTAGGTGTTACAACGCTTGAGTTGCTGCGTCTCGAAGTAGACCCTACTACGGGTAAGCTTAAGGAAAGCGTGGCGTTTCTGCTCTAAAACAGATTTAAAGGTAGTATGTCTGAGAGTTTGTGTGCTCTTTGGGGGCCGCTTTGAATTGAATGCTTCTTTATGGTGACGCTAGCAAGTAACAAGAGAGCTTTGACTTTATCTCTGTGTGTTTGTGCAATGTTTGAGACTCGGTTCAGGCTCTTTGAAGCTTCCGAGGTTCGTTGTATATTCTGTATCAAGTGGGCTACGCTAGTAGCACTTCATTTGTAAATTCATTTATTGAGGGGGTAGCGCGGATGTGGATATATATGATGTGTTTTCCATTTGGGAAGAGTCGTATAGGAGCTTGTACCGGAATTTTTCCTTTTTGCCGTCTAGCCTGACATGATTATGGGTAGGAGTAGCGTGGATAGTACTTTGTGCGTATATTTGTTGTAGTGCTCCGCAAGGTTTATAGCACAGGTGTCACTGGGAATATAATAGGGGTTTTCTTTGATTGTTCTGCCTAAGAGGATTGCGGAGAAATTGAGGAGGGAATCAGAGAAGGCTGGCGTTTCCGAGGAGGAATTGGTGGTTGAGGCTTTGTCGAGGATGTTAAATGAGCCGCTCGACCCGGAGGCTAGGTTTGAGGTGCACTTGAAGCTGTCGGAGAAGTATCTGAGGGATGCAGAGGAGTTGCTGGCTAGGGGTGACTATGTGCAGGCATCTGAGAAGGCCTGGGGCGCCGCGGCCCAGATTGTTAAAGCTGTGGCGGCAAAGGAGGGGAGGGAGCTCAGGAGTCATGCTGAGCTGTGGGGTTATATGGATGAGCTGGCCGAGAGGGCGGGGGACGTGATGTTGAGGTATCTTTGGAGGACCGCGAATGCTCTTCACCAGAACTTTTATGAGGGCTGGATGCCGCCTAGGGAGGTTGAGCTCGCGGTGAGGGATGTTAAAGTGTTTGTTGAGAAGCTTAGGGCGATAGCGCGCCTGTAGGGGTAATGGCGGTTTTAGGTGGGTTGGTCAGTTTGTGCTTATAGAAGGTGCTTCTTCCCTCTTTTGGACTAGGGGCAATTTGTTTTGGGTGAATTGTTGTTTTAGTGTTTCCCACAAGAACCACTGTTTGAGACGCGTGGCGAAAATAGTAGAGTGGAATGAGGGTGTGCTTCGACTGAGAAGTGGACATGTTTTGCAGGGTGTGCCCCATGACAAGCTTTTAGGGGCGCTATGTGTTTAGTCGTTGTTGCCATAAATGATTTTCCTTGTTTCAGAGATCATCCTTTCTATGTCTGGCATTCTCTCCTTTACGGCTTCTGAGTCTAGCTTGGCCTCGTGGAAACCCCAGACGTGTAGGTAGTTTGCCCTGTCCCATGTCGCGCTGAACCAGTCGCCTAGCTTCTTGGATATTCTTGAGACTGCCTTCTCGAGTTCTGTAACTGTCCACCTGCCCCTCTCATCAACAGTTTTGAGGATGTCTTCCATGTTGAAGCTTATAGCGAGCATCTTGACGGCTTCCTCGGCGGCCTTGTAGAGCTTCTCCGAAGCCTGAACAGGGTCTTTCTCGATTAGTGTCTTCCCCTCTTCCAGGTATCTCAATGCGAGGGCGAGGTGGTGCTCAGCTCCAGGCAAGCTTAGTACCCCCATGTCCTACCATGTTAATGGCCTAGATAAATATAAGCCGATAGAAAGAAGAGTTCATGTCGTCGGCACGTGTTTGAATCCTAGGCATTACCAAAAGTGGGTTCAAAGGGCAGGAGGTTGCGCACTTTTAGCGAGCACTAAACTTGTTTATAGGGATGGTTTATACCTAAATATATGTAAATTTAAATTTAAATCCATCTTTGTGGTCGAACGCATAAGCTAGATCTAGTGTTTTGGCGATTGGTCGTCTCTGGCTTTGAAATAGCGCGCTATAACTGACTAATGTTTCTTATGTTGGGGAAGGGCGCGTTCCTTATATATTTGTTTTGGGTGGACGGTTTTAGGAGTATAATGTCCGAGGTTGTGGGATTGTTGCAGGAAATAAGGGATGAGCTTAAAGAGCTGAGGCTCCTATATAAAAGTCTTGTTGATAAACTTGTACCAGAGGAGGAGCCTCTTGAGGACGAGAAAGAGACTATTGAGTCTAGTGATGAAGTGGTAGGGGAGGATGAAGTTTTAAGGGTTTTTGGATAATGTTTCGGCTATAGGCTGAGAGGAGGGTACTGGAATAAATTGAGATGCTTAATCCTTCGGTTAAAGCGAAGATCAAAGAGATACGGCTAACAATTAAAAAAGACCCTGTGTCTCATAAGAGGTTTGATTTTTAGATTAGTTAACGAGAAGGAGTGCCGCCTATTCTTAACGGATTTGAGGCATAAAATTAATTTTCCAGTACGTGTTATCGCGTTAGGATTGCTGTTTCTTCGTGGCTAGAGGTAGCCGTGGGTAGGCGAGTATACGTGTAGTTCTTTTAGGCTGTATCTCGCAGATATTTGTCTCCATTTGTTCTTTATTTTCTTCCAGTCTTTTAGGTCTTCAGTGACTATGGTGTCGGCTCCAGAAGATATGGCTAGGGCAGCGTGTAGGGAATCATATGTGACGCGCGCAGTGCGAGCTATTTCTCGTGCTAACTCTAGTGCTTCTAGGGAGGGTTCTATTAGCTTTATGGGGAGTGAAAGATATGCGAGTGAAGTTTCGTATGCTGCATCAACGCTATATTTGGAGAGAGCTCCAAATAACTCGAAGAGTACTAGTTTTGATCCGTAAGCTTCGAAATCTCCTGAGACGAGAGCTTCGAGTACATCGTGACACTTCGCGTAATAGTCTGGGAGTCTTGTTGCAACATAAATGAAGATGTTTGTGTCAATGTATACCTGCTTCCCTGTCAAGGGACTCTTCGACTAGTCTCACCGCGTTTATACGCCTCGGCCCAGCGAGGTAGCGGTCGGCTATGCTTTCGAGCCTTTCCAACGCTTCTCTGTATTTGATGGGCTGGAGGATTATTGCTCCTTTTTCTATTCTTACCATGAAGCGGTCTCCAGGCTTGATACCTAGTTTCTCTCTCACTTCCTCTGGTATCTCGACTTTGAAGTCGCTTGTCACTATAACTTCTTTCACGATTTGAAACTTGGTTTATTAGCTTACTTAAGTTTTCTCGTAGAAATTCAAAGACTGGGTACACTACTCTTGTAAAGACTCGATGGAACAGAAGTGCGACAAGAAACGTTGCATGCTTCACATTTCTATACGCGTTCGGGAAGCACAAGCCGGATATAAGTTGCGAGTCTCACTTGAAGCTCTCTGAGAAGTATTTGGGGACCGAAAAATTTCTACCTGGGGAGCGTCAGTGTCTCTTTTATTGATTAGCTTCATCACAAAATTATTAAATCAATTTGCATTCATGATTTTTAGTATGGCTAGAAAGTTGAGGTTTACTATTATTTTGAGGAGGGAGGAGGAGGGCGGGTATTCTGCTCAGTGTTTGGAGTTGCCTGGATGTATTAGTGAGGGTGAGACTAGGGAGGAGGCACTTGAAAACATAAAGGAAGCTATCAGGGGCTATCTTGAGGCTTTCCCGGAGGAGGCAGAGAAACTAAAAGAAGAGAAGGAGCTGGTCGAGATAGTTGTCTAGTAAACTCCCAATACTGTCTTGGCGAGAGGTTGTTAAGGCATTAAAGAAGGTTGGTTTTCGAATAGTCTATCAGAAGGGCAGTCACTTATACTTAACAGATGGTAAGCATAAACTCACTGTTCCTAGGCATGATGCCTTAAAGAGGGGCACCCTTCTCGCTATCATATATCAAGCTGGCCTAACAAAGGAGGAGTTCCTGAGGCTTTTAAGGGATTAGGTTTTTTGTTCCAACTCGATGAGTGTTGTCAATTCATAGATTACAAACGGCACGTGCTTAGCGCCAAGCTTCCCGTACCTTATCCAGCTCCCTTGTGAGCTCCTCGTAGGCTTCTCGGCCGACCGGCTGGCCGGGTTCTGGGAGATCGATTTTCTCAAGAATTACTTTGTCGTCTTCTTCCCAGACTGCCAGGATGTCGCCCTCTTTTATTCCTAGGGCTTTGCGGATTGGCAGGGGGATGGTGACTTGGCCCTTACGTGTGACCTTCACGTGGGTCTTGGGTCTCATCCGCGGGAATAGCTCTTAGTGCTACTTTTTTAACTTTTTGTCATCTTGGTACGGATCTTGGTCATCGGCGTTTCTGGGTTCTTCACTAGAGCGCTTAGGGAGCCGGCCTTGTCGCGTTGTCGGAGGAACTTGTGCTTCCCGTGATTGGGAAGAGGCTGTTTTTTGACCGCGGGTGTTCTGCGGAGCTTGATGAATATGTGGGGGTTGTGGAGGTTATAGGTAGGCAGTTTCATACCCATGTGCTTGTTTATGACGTGCTAGATGTTGTGTTGATAGGTTTGACGGTCCTCGAGATCCTGAGTTTCGAAGTGGATCCGGTTACGGGGAAGCTTAGAAAAGGAAAGATATACTTGCCCATAGGGCTGGATAGCTGGGGACCCGCTATTGTTATTGTGGGGCTTCTTGTTCCTGTGTGAGTAGTGTTCTCAGTTTTCCTATGAGTTTGAGGGTTTGCTGTCTGTGTGCTTCGAAGTTGAGTGGGGATAGGAAGTTGCGGTAGTAGTTTGCGTGTAGGCGTTCTGTGTTTGCGAAGAGTGGCCCGAGGGGCTCTTTTAGCTGTTCGGAGAGCTTCTCCACAATGTCTGCGTAGTCCCTGTGGCTGTAATGCGGCCATTTTCTCTTCTCGGCGATGGCGTTGAGGAGGGCTGCTGTGGCTCCCCAGTATTTTTCTCCTGACTGTGGGAGGTAGCCCTTCTTGTAGAGTTCCTCGGCTTCGACGAGATACTTTTCGAAGAGCTCTAGATATTTTCTGGTTCCAGTTTTCGGAGATGTTGTATTGTTCTCCTTGCTCGCCATGTTTTTCTTAGCGTTATCTCCAGCTTCTCTAGGATGAGTAAAACTCTCTTGTTCTTTAATCGTTCTACCATTGACAGCCATTTTTACGCTCTACAAATTTTGATGTTTCCTCTAATAAAAACCTTTGAGTTATATTTTGGCAATAGGAATATTGCTCTGCTTGTTGAAATCAATGAATGCATGCATGTGTTAGCGTCGCGCGCCGCCTGTAAGTAAGACACTAGGTACGGCTAGTAAGACTTTTTAAAAGGCTGAGAAGTTTTTAAATAAGGGGAGTAAAATTTGTCTGAAATACTGGTATTGTTTGATGAGTATGATAAGAACTGGTCATGGTTTATGGAGCACTATGAAGAGCTTGCCGAAAGGTTTGATGGAGAATTTGTTGCCATATACCAGCAAAGGGTTGTAGACCATGAGAAGGATATTGGCTCTCTGATGAAGAGGATTAGGAAGAAGTACCCTTTAGGCCAAGTCCTTGTGGAGTTTGTTAGTAAAGAGAAATTAGCCTTTATAATCTGAGGGTTGTCTGTAGTAGTGTTGCATGATGAACACATAGGCTCACATGGTGCGAGTTTCGGATTTTAAAAGAGTTTACCGAGATATTTATTTGCTTTCTCCAAGTAATTATGCGTGTGCGGAGGAAGATTAGTGTGTATGTTGATGTGGAGCTTTGGGAGAGGTTTAAGAAGTACGCTGAGGAGAGAGATGCGGGGGCTAGTAGGCTTTTGGAGGAGCTGATACGGGAGGAGCTCGGGGACTATGTTGACGAGGCTCTTGGCGCGCTGGCCGGCTCAGATAGCTACGAGCTAGGCTTTGATCCTGTGGAGCCTAAGGGTCCAGTGAGCCTGTTTGTTAGGGAGACGAGGGATGAGAGAGAGCGTGGCCTGCTTGGACAATAAGACAGTGTATTTGGGTTCGGGTCTATGTAGCTGTGACGGCGTTATGTGATTTAAGCCTGTTTTTGTTAATCTTTATCTTAGGGCTGTTGACTGTGATTCCACAAGTTTTATAAGGGCTTGTGGATTTATATTCCACATGGGTTTCCTTAGAGAGATAACTGAGGAGTACCTGGGGGCGCTTAGGTATGTGAAGGAGGTTCCGAGGGACGTGGAGCTTCCCGTTGGTAGGGATATTGTTGCGCTTGTTGGGCCGAGGAGGGCTGGAAAGACGTTTTTGATGTTGAGGCATGCTAAGGACTTGCTGGACTCTGGGAAGCAGGCCCTCTACGTTTCGTTTGACGAGTTTCAGTTTCGAGGGATTGATGCTAGGAAGCTTGCCGAGATGGCTAGAGAGGAGTATCCTAGTGGCGAGGTCTACTTGTTTCTTGACGAGGTTCAGGAGTGGGAGGGCTGGGACAGCAAGCTTCGCTGGCTACATGACGTGAAGGATTTCTTTTTGTATGTTACTGGGTCTTCGTCTGTTCTTCAGTCTTCTGAGATTCCGAGCAGGCTTAGGGGGCGTTATGTTTCTGTTCTTCTTCTCCCTTTTTCGTTTCGGGAGGTTTCTCGACAGGAGAAAGTTGACGTTGTAACTTTTAGGGAGAGGGGTGCTATTAGGGCACTGCTCAACGATTACATGACGTGGGGAGGCTTTCCTGAGGTTTGGATTTATAGGAGTAGGGAGAAGCTTGTCTCCCTGCTGGAGACGATGTTCTATAGGGATGTGATGGAGAGGCATAGGGTAAGGGATACCGCTGTTTTCTTGGAGGTTGCACGTCTCGTTATCTCTAGCTATTCGTGTCCTGTGACGTGGCACTCGATTCGCAGGGCTTTGAAGTCTTCCGGGGTCAATATTGATGTGAAGACTGTTATGAGCTATGTGGAGTACATGAGGCAGGCCTACCTGGTTTTTCTCGTCAAGAGGTTCACGTATTCTGATAGGGAGGCCTTGGCGGCGCCTAAAAAGATATACCTCGTGGATCCGGGCATAGCCACGCTCCTAGAGAAGCCAATGGACAAGGGTAGGAGGGCTGAGAACCTTGTCTTCCTGGAGCTCGTGAGGAGGGGATACGAGCCGTACTACTATGTAACGAGGAGCGGCAAGGAGGTTGACTTCGTAACGAAAAAGGAAAAAATGATTGTCGAGGTTGCTCTAGAGGACTGGGAGAAACATGTCGGAAAGGTTGCTGAAGCCGCGAGGGAGCTGGGGGTCAACGAGGCCACGATAATTACATGGGATGCAGAGGGAGAAGAAAAGGTTGGGAACCGCAGGGTAACAATAGTTCCTCTATGGAAGTGGTTGCTCCAAGAAACAACAAAAAACAAACCATAGTTCACAGAACGGTTCTCATTATAGCGCGCGGTTTTGTACGTGTTTGACACACTAGCATGTAAGTACTGTGAAACTCTTGGATAATACTAGGTCGACAAGCTTTATAACGAAAGGGTGGTGGTATTGGAGCTGGAGCTTGTTTTGTCCAGGGAGATTAAGAAAAAGCTTGGGGAAGTGTCTGTGAAGATGGAGATCAGTATTGAGGGGCTCGCCTTGGATGCATTCAAGGGAATGAATGAAGGGATGGATCCTGCCGAGAGGGCAGAACTATATTTAAGGCTCTCTGAGAAGTATCTCAAGGACGGAGAGGAGCTGTTAGCTAAGGGGGACTGTGTTCAGGCTTCTGAGAAGCTTTGGGGCTCGGCGGCGCTTATGGTTAAGGCTCTTGCGGCTAGTAGGAGTGTCTCGGTCTCTTCTCATGGCGAGCTATTTAGCTATGTTAGGAGGCTGGGCGAAGAGCTGGGGAGCCCCGAGCTCAGGAGGCTCTTCTCTGTGGCTAGCACGTTGCACCAGAATTTCTATGAGAATTGGCTGAGTGGGGACGTTGTAAGAGAGTACGCGGAGGACGTGAAGCAGTTAGTTTGGGAGCTCAAGAAGCTGGTAAGATTCTAGCGCTGTTTATTCCCGCTGGAAGATATTCTTCGAGCAGTCCTTCCCACATGACTTTAAGATAGACTTTACCCAGTCCCGAAGCGTTTTTTTGATTGCTATGTATTCATTGAGAATGACTTTACTCTCTCTTGGCCCAAAACTTTTCCTCTTCTCTATCCAGTTCTTCCTCTGCTTCTTCGGCACTGCCCTGACAGCACTTCCATACTCTTCCCCAGAGGTCAAATGGCTCCAGCAGGATTTTGCCGTTTTCGACCCTTAGTTCTAGGAGGGTTCCTTCATCGATGCTAAGCATTTCTCTTATTCTCTTCGGTATAACAATGATACCCCTTTTATGTACCTTGATTATTGCCTTTTCCATATTACATCAACTCGTTGCTGGGGCTGACTTATAGCTTTAACCCTAAGTTGGATATGCGAGTTACTGGAATGGGTTCAAGCGCTGTTTTTAGATCAGAATTAAGTGGCTCAGTTGGGGACGAAAAGTAGGACTCCTTCGGGTTTCCCTTCTCTTTACAAAGTTGATTCTAGTGGTCCCTTTTTTTGGGTTTTTCCTAGGTTAAGTTTTTCGTCAGGAGGTAGTCGTGGTACCTAGGGATTTATTTGTTTGAAGCTTTATAAGTTAGAGTGATATTTCTATAACTGTGGAAAATGTAGTTTCGTTGGAGCTGTTTTTGCCTAAACGTATTGCTGAAAGGCTGAAAAAGGGAGTCCGAGAGGGTGGGAGCGTCAGAGGAGGAGCTTTTAGTTGAGGTTTTGTCGGAGAGGTTTGGTGAGCATATCGACCCAGCATCAGAAGTCGAGATGCATTTGAGGTTGTCAGAAAAGGAGCTCATGGAGGCGGAGGAGCTTCTGAGGAAAGGAGACTATTTACAGGCGTCCGAAAAGGCATGGGGAGCCGCGGCCCAAATGGTTAAAGCCGTGGCGGCAAGGGAGGGGAGAACGATCAGGAGCCACGGTGAACTGCAACGGG from Thermofilum adornatum carries:
- a CDS encoding TIGR04076 family protein is translated as MYKVTVQVKEVRGNCALGYKPGDTFTIEKFYIKDTGKGICLHALASMLTLLAPLLKGVPATALGIGKQEDTGYTQCPDPGKPYTCGGTVIFELKREKIEEK
- a CDS encoding PaREP1 family protein — translated: MVAAGRFELVSRLLFEAEEYLAKGDAVQSSEKLYKVAEECVKALSERLGLPEVKEAEVKGRWTVALLERAVRRLADELGVDVQLGWDAASHLHVWGFHEAKLEVEDVKARIPLIKRLVELAEKTCTE
- a CDS encoding PaREP1 family protein, whose amino-acid sequence is MVWKLVEEKPLDEADEANLRELAWATGWSVDDVVDDLRNGWGDPLGRVDRYREMFERYYREALELVDRDARQAAEKLWGAVTALVKLHASLKRVFFAWWDHGKLYNYVTHNVEEEHRELFYHLLMTGRELHRYFYEGDLDRDTFINFWNKAVKLLEEAKEVVYRLSAKAVQKE
- a CDS encoding aspartyl protease family protein translates to MRWAGSGHVGVEAVVRNPFTGRGAPVRALVDAGAMDTVISRKIAGELELPVTGKSVVLTARGSMELDECIGVLEVMGKRRAVPMLVSDEMDFALLGVTTLELLRLEVDPTTGKLKESVAFLL
- a CDS encoding PaREP1 family protein; the protein is MIVLPKRIAEKLRRESEKAGVSEEELVVEALSRMLNEPLDPEARFEVHLKLSEKYLRDAEELLARGDYVQASEKAWGAAAQIVKAVAAKEGRELRSHAELWGYMDELAERAGDVMLRYLWRTANALHQNFYEGWMPPREVELAVRDVKVFVEKLRAIARL
- a CDS encoding PaREP1 family protein codes for the protein MGVLSLPGAEHHLALALRYLEEGKTLIEKDPVQASEKLYKAAEEAVKMLAISFNMEDILKTVDERGRWTVTELEKAVSRISKKLGDWFSATWDRANYLHVWGFHEAKLDSEAVKERMPDIERMISETRKIIYGNND
- a CDS encoding type II toxin-antitoxin system VapC family toxin, coding for MTGKQVYIDTNIFIYVATRLPDYYAKCHDVLEALVSGDFEAYGSKLVLFELFGALSKYSVDAAYETSLAYLSLPIKLIEPSLEALELAREIARTARVTYDSLHAALAISSGADTIVTEDLKDWKKIKNKWRQISARYSLKELHVYSPTHGYL
- a CDS encoding AbrB/MazE/SpoVT family DNA-binding domain-containing protein, whose product is MKEVIVTSDFKVEIPEEVREKLGIKPGDRFMVRIEKGAIILQPIKYREALERLESIADRYLAGPRRINAVRLVEESLDREAGIH
- a CDS encoding type II toxin-antitoxin system HicB family antitoxin yields the protein MARKLRFTIILRREEEGGYSAQCLELPGCISEGETREEALENIKEAIRGYLEAFPEEAEKLKEEKELVEIVV
- a CDS encoding type II toxin-antitoxin system HicA family toxin codes for the protein MSSKLPILSWREVVKALKKVGFRIVYQKGSHLYLTDGKHKLTVPRHDALKRGTLLAIIYQAGLTKEEFLRLLRD
- a CDS encoding AbrB/MazE/SpoVT family DNA-binding domain-containing protein; this encodes MRPKTHVKVTRKGQVTIPLPIRKALGIKEGDILAVWEEDDKVILEKIDLPEPGQPVGREAYEELTRELDKVREAWR
- a CDS encoding PaREP1 family protein encodes the protein MAVNGRTIKEQESFTHPREAGDNAKKNMASKENNTTSPKTGTRKYLELFEKYLVEAEELYKKGYLPQSGEKYWGATAALLNAIAEKRKWPHYSHRDYADIVEKLSEQLKEPLGPLFANTERLHANYYRNFLSPLNFEAHRQQTLKLIGKLRTLLTQEQEAPQ
- a CDS encoding DUF5678 domain-containing protein; its protein translation is MSEILVLFDEYDKNWSWFMEHYEELAERFDGEFVAIYQQRVVDHEKDIGSLMKRIRKKYPLGQVLVEFVSKEKLAFII
- a CDS encoding ATP-binding protein, which codes for MGFLREITEEYLGALRYVKEVPRDVELPVGRDIVALVGPRRAGKTFLMLRHAKDLLDSGKQALYVSFDEFQFRGIDARKLAEMAREEYPSGEVYLFLDEVQEWEGWDSKLRWLHDVKDFFLYVTGSSSVLQSSEIPSRLRGRYVSVLLLPFSFREVSRQEKVDVVTFRERGAIRALLNDYMTWGGFPEVWIYRSREKLVSLLETMFYRDVMERHRVRDTAVFLEVARLVISSYSCPVTWHSIRRALKSSGVNIDVKTVMSYVEYMRQAYLVFLVKRFTYSDREALAAPKKIYLVDPGIATLLEKPMDKGRRAENLVFLELVRRGYEPYYYVTRSGKEVDFVTKKEKMIVEVALEDWEKHVGKVAEAARELGVNEATIITWDAEGEEKVGNRRVTIVPLWKWLLQETTKNKP
- a CDS encoding PaREP1 family protein, which translates into the protein MELELVLSREIKKKLGEVSVKMEISIEGLALDAFKGMNEGMDPAERAELYLRLSEKYLKDGEELLAKGDCVQASEKLWGSAALMVKALAASRSVSVSSHGELFSYVRRLGEELGSPELRRLFSVASTLHQNFYENWLSGDVVREYAEDVKQLVWELKKLVRF
- a CDS encoding AbrB/MazE/SpoVT family DNA-binding domain-containing protein, with the protein product MEKAIIKVHKRGIIVIPKRIREMLSIDEGTLLELRVENGKILLEPFDLWGRVWKCCQGSAEEAEEELDREEEKFWAKRE
- a CDS encoding PaREP1 family protein codes for the protein MGASEEELLVEVLSERFGEHIDPASEVEMHLRLSEKELMEAEELLRKGDYLQASEKAWGAAAQMVKAVAAREGRTIRSHGELQREVARIVKETGDEELRRLWQSAGMLHQNFYENWLPQEMVEGNIRDVKRFIEKLRQLLNY